The proteins below come from a single Pichia kudriavzevii chromosome 2, complete sequence genomic window:
- a CDS encoding uncharacterized protein (PKUD0B07480; similar to Saccharomyces cerevisiae YGR220C (MRPL9); ancestral locus Anc_5.110), with amino-acid sequence MLSRLGLRYTSTVSAAATAVSAAAPAGRRSLISPSVIPYIESEEPITFTSNEAKRQRRRLLSRPGLVGIKRGMTCYFDNQGRRLPATVLEIVQNEVVYNKTVEKNGVFAVQVGAGYKKPQNVTKPMLGHFRNAKVSPKEFLADFEVAKRSQLPKVGTQLKADHFQIGQLVDVISITKGKGFAGVMKRWNFSGGNATHGASKSHRLAGSTGQNTTPARVLPGKKMAGRLGNERNTIFNLEVLDCNAEDGYILVKGCVSGSRGSFVEIRDALKKYGRHLINEGKY; translated from the coding sequence ATGTTATCTCGTCTAGGTCTCAGATACACCTCGACTGTTTCTGCAGCTGCGACTGCTGTATCTGCAGCAGCGCCAGCGGGACGCCGTTCTCTCATCTCCCCCTCGGTCATTCCATACATTGAATCCGAGGAGCCAATCACCTTCACCTCCAACGAGGCCAAGCGTCAACGTCGCCGCTTGCTGTCCAGGCCCGGACTTGTGGGGATCAAGAGGGGTATGACGTGCTATTTTGACAATCAGGGACGTCGATTGCCTGCAACtgttttggaaattgtCCAAAATGAGGTTGTTTATAATAAAACTGTCGAAAAAAATGGCGTATTTGCCGTTCAGGTTGGTGCAGGCTATAAGAAACCACAGAATGTTACCAAGCCAATGCTAGGGCATTTCCGTAATGCCAAGGTATCTCCAAAGGAGTTCCTTGCAGACTTTGAAGTTGCAAAACGGTCCCAGCTTCCTAAAGTTGGCACTCAATTAAAGGCCGACCACTTCCAAATTGGCCAACTAGTGGATGTCATCTCCATCACTAAGGGTAAAGGTTTTGCCGGTGTCATGAAGAGGTGGAACTTCAGTGGTGGTAACGCTACACATGGTGCCTCCAAATCGCATAGATTGGCCGGTTCCACTGGTCAAAACACGACTCCTGCAAGAGTTCTACCTGGTAAGAAGATGGCGGGAAGATTGGGTAACGAGAGAAAtaccatcttcaacttAGAGGTGTTGGACTGTAACGCCGAAGATGGGTACATTCTTGTCAAGGGATGTGTCTCTGGATCAAGGGGCTCCTTTGTAGAAATAAGAGACGCCTTGAAGAAATACGGCAGGCATCTCATCAACGAGGGTAAATACTGA
- a CDS encoding uncharacterized protein (PKUD0B07490; similar to Saccharomyces cerevisiae YLR284C (ECI1); ancestral locus Anc_6.78): MVDGNKGDMLSYTIDGQVFNIHIDNPEALNSFTIPQFIELAELFIKAQEADTSITLLTAKGKFFSTGANIKYVSQIVNKSRLEYYEAITSKNILLVHTILNHSKLIVVALNGPVIGLTAALVCLMDVIYAKRGDVYMQYPFSSIGLVNECGVSASLPYRIGLTRSLEAVSLARRIELDELIASGFVTKTYDADSVELFNQQVKRDLLKMTENLAPDSISANKEMIKNQFHNQVMKQITDESMSGLQRWVDERPQSAFARMATRVKRGNGKL; encoded by the coding sequence ATGGTGGATGGAAACAAGGGAGATATGCTTTCGTATACAATAGACGGACAAGTCTTCAACATCCATATAGACAATCCCGAAGCTCTGAATTCCTTCACAATCCCCCAGTTTATTGAATTGGCCGAATTGTTTATCAAGGCCCAAGAAGCCGATACAAGTATAACACTACTAACAGCAAAAGGGAAGTTTTTCTCTACAGGTGCCAACATCAAGTACGTTTCGCAAATCGTCAACAAGTCAAGGCTTGAGTACTACGAGGCCATCACCTCAAAGAACATCCTACTAGTACACACCATTCTCAACCATTCCAAGTTGATAGTCGTCGCCCTCAATGGGCCTGTCATTGGTTTGACTGCAGctcttgtttgtttgatgGACGTGATATATGCCAAAAGAGGGGACGTGTATATGCAATACCCATTCAGTTCTATTGGTTTGGTCAATGAGTGCGGCGTATCTGCCTCCTTGCCCTACAGAATTGGTCTCACCAGATCGCTCGAGGCCGTATCTCTAGCACGTCGTATCGAGCTTGATGAGCTTATTGCATCTGGCTTTGTTACCAAGACGTATGATGCCGATTCTGTCgaacttttcaatcaacAAGTCAAGAGAGATCTTCTTAAAATGACTGAAAACTTGGCCCCAGATTCAATTTCCGCAAACAAGGAAATGATCAAAAACCAATTCCACAATCAGGTGATGAAGCAGATTACTGACGAGTCCATGTCCGGGCTACAGAGATGGGTTGATGAACGGCCACAATCTGCTTTTGCCAGAATGGCAACGAGAGTTAAGAGAGGTAATGGCAAGCTATAA
- a CDS encoding uncharacterized protein (PKUD0B07500; Pfam Domains: Zn_clus(6.6e-10)), with the protein MAPTTKEKKFRRVTTGCLCCRKRKIKCDETKPHCQNCIKSGYLCEWSFKRESVQSMDNYKPIKTKKSGNIKFISHCHVYRAERDMNKNKNKNKNKKESEQSIDTGQPTVIETTGSSKQITVQENDVKNDLILKKYMQHINSRHFQSIQGIFSSSFKMSSIETHCLDAFINGFLVAVSPQLTHEKLQFSNIVIPTGINNYAQRRLFYAAGASFLSWQNREFRQSSELEYHSSMSAFHDIINSDETIGGKEDLVLVSFVIMTLRERYQCQNEIRNGLFLYASLKIIYYWIGIKERNLRKNKGPLVVDNEDGDEISSSQAALEDYYNQFILRDELNDIFDNLSHHTKTIRFRNISKVPDYTTSKIAIKDDIFSDFGDTAISVSAFERTIIESFLYNYCVGLLNFDPNLVPYVTSPFRVFEDLVPYLKTPIFDCPVKWMNNPIMGASLFAFELVAKANWLRYKYPLDSHNHEVAHTLQRHAQYYTSPFLPSETKFKLAKIIQCKLEESCHVGIMAAKASYILLTKLLNPELSSDFPDVQEELVTFFKSLHKVSLHSQAGGICLWQTLIAGLAVTDPEQREYLIYRVKTFGEIKKSEALVRVVHFLEFQWDNSMKGHAWDIMLQPKGFQGIFV; encoded by the coding sequence ATGGCTCCAACaactaaagaaaagaaattcagAAGAGTGACTACAGGATGTCTCTGTTGTCGTAAAAGGAAGATCAAGTGTGATGAGACAAAACCGCATTGTCAAAACTGTATCAAAAGTGGATATCTTTGTGAATGGTCATTCAAGAGGGAATCAGTCCAAAGTATGGACAATTATAAGCCCataaaaaccaaaaagagtGGAAATATAAAATTTATTTCCCATTGCCATGTGTATAGGGCTGAAAGGGATATGAATAAGAAtaagaacaaaaacaaaaataagaaGGAGTCAGAGCAATCTATAGACACAGGCCAACCAACAGTTATAGAAACAACTGGTTCTTCCAAACAAATTACTGtccaagaaaatgatgtCAAAAATGATCTTATCCTTAAAAAATACATGCAACATATAAACAGTAGGCATTTCCAATCAATTCAAGgtattttttcttccagCTTCAAAATGTCAAGTATAGAAACGCACTGTTTAGATGCATTTATTAATGGATTTCTAGTGGCTGTTTCGCCTCAACTAACACATGAGAAATTGCAGTTCTCTAATATTGTCATCCCAACAGGAATAAACAATTATGCTCAAAGAAGGCTTTTTTACGCAGCAGGCGCAAGTTTCTTATCATGGCAGAATAGGGAATTCAGACAATCTTCCGAACTAGAATATCACAGTTCAATGTCTGCATTTCACGACATAATCAATAGTGATGAAACTATTGGAGGGAAAGAAGATTTAGTATTGGTTAGTTTTGTAATAATGACGCTAAGAGAGCGATATCAGTGCCAAAATGAGATCAGAAATGGATTGTTCTTGTATGCATCGCTGAAGATAATATATTATTGGATTGGAATAAAAGAACGAAACCTAAGAAAAAATAAGGGGCCACTTGTTGTCGACAATGAAGACGGTGATGAAATCAGTTCTAGTCAAGCTGCACTAGAAGATTACTATAATCAATTTATACTAAGGGATGAGTTGAATGATATATTTGACAATCTATCTCATCATACCAAAACAATCAGATTTAGAAATATCTCGAAAGTCCCAGACTATACAACCTCAAAAATAGCAATTAAAGATGACattttttctgattttggGGATACGGCAATTAGTGTTTCTGCATTTGAACGAACAATTATCGAGAGCTTTCTATATAACTATTGCGTTGGCTTGCTCAATTTCGATCCTAACCTCGTGCCCTATGTGACATCTCCATTTCGAgtatttgaagatttggtTCCATACTTGAAGACCCctatttttgattgccCGGTGAAATGGATGAACAATCCTATAATGGGTGCTTCTTTATTTGCCTTTGAGCTTGTAGCAAAGGCCAACTGGCTACGTTACAAGTATCCACTGGATTCACACAACCACGAAGTTGCTCACACGTTGCAAAGACATGCCCAATATTATACTTCTCCTTTCTTGCCTTCTGAAACAAAATTTAAGTTGGCTAAAATAATTCAGTGTAAATTGGAAGAGAGTTGTCACGTTGGAATAATGGCAGCAAAAGCATCCTATATTTTGTTAACAAAACTTTTAAATCCCGAACTATCATCTGATTTCCCTGATGTACAAGAGGAGCTGGTCACGTTCTTTAAGTCTTTACATAAGGTGAGTTTACATTCCCAAGCTGGTGGCATTTGTCTTTGGCAAACACTTATTGCCGGGTTGGCAGTAACAGATCCTGAACAGAGAGAGTATTTAATATACAGAGTGAAAACTTTTGGAGAGATTAAGAAATCAGAAGCCCTAGTGCGAGTTGTACATTTCCTTGAATTTCAGTGGGATAATTCAATGAAAGGACATGCGTGGGATATAATGCTTCAACCAAAAGGATTTCAAGGTATTTTTGTGTAG
- a CDS encoding uncharacterized protein (PKUD0B07510; similar to Saccharomyces cerevisiae YBR257W (POP4); ancestral locus Anc_1.346) — protein sequence MDRSNAIEHLLLSRCAKFNGSGDVLQYLEQRYSADASQKNYLVLESTDGGEYKLENVKEQQKDSQDINQFLFSKGKALSKDNKFNHLKTKNEFKKFIQESLKLQEGIAKKLHKMARKNPKILQVDVASLPMCKKVLRFEDFIEMNNLWKDYMRELLEGSRTIEVATAKLASAEYVGAFFKVTHSSCPTNIGLEGIVLWESQSYFLMIVPRKNNWKDDISFEVKIPYSANECLGGLKMIPKKNTRFTFSIEWGCADEVIDFELVGDRLSIRSLDRANKKFKSHNVKDIEL from the coding sequence ATGGATCGGTCCAATGCCATAGAGCACTTGCTATTATCAAGATGTGCGAAATTTAATGGAAGTGGTGATGTGTTGCAGTACTTAGAGCAAAGATATTCGGCAGATGCTTCACAGAAAAATTATTTAGTCCTGGAATCCACTGATGGGGGAGAATATAAACTGGAGAATGTGAAGGAACAGCAAAAGGACTCACAGGATATAAACcagtttttattttccaagGGGAAGGCTCTTTCAAAAGATAACAAATTCAATCATCTTAAGACAAAAAATGAGTTCAAAAAGTTCATTCAAGAGTCTCTTAAATTACAGGAAGGAATCGCCAAAAAGTTACACAAAATGGCCAGGAAGAATCCCAAAATATTACAAGTGGATGTTGCCAGTCTACCAATGTGCAAAAAGGTTCTcagatttgaagatttcattGAGATGAACAACTTATGGAAGGACTACATGAGAGAGTTACTCGAGGGGTCAAGAACTATTGAAGTAGCAACTGCCAAATTGGCAAGCGCCGAATATGTTGGAgcttttttcaaagtaaCACATTCCTCGTGTCCTACCAATATAGGCCTAGAAGGTATAGTTTTATGGGAGTCTCAATCTTATTTTTTAATGATTGTTCCTCGTAAGAATAACTGGAAAGATGATATCTCCTTCGAAGTTAAAATTCCATATTCTGCAAATGAGTGTCTTGGTggattgaaaatgattccaaagaaaaacacgAGATTTACATTTAGCATTGAATGGGGGTGTGCTGACGAGGTGATCGACTTTGAGTTAGTTGGCGATCGTCTATCTATTAGAAGTTTAGATAgagcaaataaaaaatttaaGAGCCACAACGTCAAGGACATTGAATTATAA
- a CDS encoding uncharacterized protein (PKUD0B07520; similar to Saccharomyces cerevisiae YCR024C (SLM5); ancestral locus Anc_1.449) translates to MFKCKCKDPLQQKQSEICFTPKKKPFLVTIPFSFYQYNPQDHLIQIMLSSKLRTVGRFSSFGNKFQHRHLATKFELPLCTKELLQTNTPASDTHVQVNGWVASSRISKNVAFIDINDGTCEENVQCVIRPPTLLPADIKNGAGIQINGIWSEGKGKQKYELQVNDKAEGNVKILGGVDALFPMIKKDHTPQYLRTIPEYRWRDPSMASILRFRSQVETTLVNFFDAESFTKTHPPLVTASDCEGAGELFKIESNSKIGTEEQFFGKDAYLTVSTQLHLETLCSALNRVWTLTPCFRAEESDTNRHLSEFWMLEVEVAFIDRISQLTKFSEKMIKSVVSNLVEDKNNMRTNLLKTARSNETAELMKNRWEMLLAKEWDSVTYTQAIKIIHEAHDSGKVKFSARPSWGDSLGSEHEKWLAGVYFKNPVFVTDYPLEEKAFYMKINEPTLGEEAPTVACFDLLVPDIGELIGGSLREHNLENLKREISRRGMSPDPLSWYFKICENGSVPHGGYGMGFERLLQYLSCTENIRDVIPFPRSADNCLC, encoded by the coding sequence ATGTTCAAGTGCAAATGCAAGGATCCCTtgcaacaaaaacaaagcGAGATTTGTTTTactccaaaaaaaaaaccattcTTAGTCACAATTCCCTTCAGTTTTTATCAGTACAATCCACAAGACCATCTTATCCAAATAATGCTTAGTTCCAAATTGAGAACGGTTGGTAgattttcatcttttggGAACAAGTTTCAACACCGTCATCTGGCAACAAAGTTTGAGTTACCTCTTTGTACCAAAGAGTTGTTGCAAACTAATACGCCGGCTTCAGATACACATGTTCAAGTTAACGGTTGGGTGGCATCGTCACGAATTTCTAAGAACGTTGCGTTTATCGATATTAATGATGGTACAtgtgaagaaaatgttcAATGCGTAATACGCCCCCCTACCCTTTTGCCTGCCGATATTAAAAATGGTGCAGGTATACAAATTAATGGAATTTGGTCAGAAGGTAAAGGTAAACAGAAATACGAGCTTCAGGTCAACGACAAAGCAGAAGGCAATGTTAAAATATTAGGTGGTGTGGATGCATTGTTTCCAATGATTAAGAAGGACCATACCCCACAATACCTGAGAACAATACCAGAATATAGGTGGAGAGACCCTTCGATGGCTTCAATTTTGAGATTCCGCTCACAAGTTGAAACGACGTTGgttaatttctttgatgctGAATCATTTACAAAGACACATCCACCTCTTGTAACAGCGTCGGATTGTGAAGGTGCTGGTGAGCTCTTTAAAATTGAATCTAATTCTAAAATTGGAACAGAGGAGCAATTCTTCGGCAAAGACGCATATTTGACTGTTTCTACCCAATTACATTTAGAGACGCTATGCTCAGCTTTGAACCGGGTTTGGACCTTGACCCCTTGCTTCAGAGCAGAAGAAAGTGATACTAACAGGCATTTATCTGAATTTTGGATGCTGGAAGTTGAGGTTGCATTCATTGATAGAATTTCTCAGTTGACAAAGTTTTCCGAAAAAATGATTAAATCTGTTGTCTCAAACTTAGTTGAAGATAAAAACAACATGAGAACTAACCTCTTGAAAACAGCTCGTAGTAATGAGACTGCTGAATTAATGAAGAATAGGTGGGAAATGTTACTTGCGAAAGAATGGGATTCCGTGACTTATACTCAGGCAATAAAAATTATACATGAAGCACACGATTCAGGTAAGGTAAAGTTTAGTGCTAGACCTTCATGGGGTGATTCTCTGGGATCCGAGCATGAAAAATGGTTAGCAGGAGTTTACTTTAAAAACCCTGTATTTGTTACCGACTACCCCCTGGAAGAGAAGGCTTTTTATATGAAAATTAACGAACCAACTCTGGGAGAGGAGGCGCCTACTGTTGCCTGTTTTGATTTGCTTGTTCCTGATATTGGCGAGTTGATAGGTGGTTCTTTGAGAGAACATAATCTAGAAAATCTAAAACGAGAAATTTCTAGAAGAGGAATGAGTCCAGACCCTTTAAGTTGGTACTTCAAAATCTGCGAGAACGGTTCTGTTCCACATGGAGGTTATGGAATGGGATTTGAAAGATTGTTACAGTACTTGAGTTGTACTGAAAATATCAGAGATGTGATTCCATTTCCAAGAAGTGCGGACAACTGTTtatgttga
- a CDS encoding uncharacterized protein (PKUD0B07530; similar to Saccharomyces cerevisiae YHR020W; ancestral locus Anc_1.352), with protein MSLEMSLSLLSLAEPTPEGASPVKSLVFKPKTAKTATPVPIVVVALTSTTTPSGVIAKAADAKDPRLARNELTTEFFGVPAADFSIASLGEKHLDGKVKVILDSQIENTDSAQYVLENASGKLILTGKQLTGFLSAFQYKVVDFEAEANAAPAPAPASKKPAQQKQQASDAALDDAKLIGVTVDKEKDFPGWYQQILTKGEMLDYYDVSGCYIMRPASYAVWEQIQKFFDEKIKSDGVSNAYFPMFVSSKVLEKEKDHIEGFAPEVAWVTKAGKSDLEEPIAIRPTSETVMYPYYAKWIRSHRDLPFKMNQWNSVVRWEFKHPQPFLRTREFLWQEGHTVHLTHEDAEQQVLRILDWYEEIYRTLLAVPVVKGVKTENEKFAGGKFTTTVEGYIPTTGRGIQGATSHHLGQNFSKMFNITVENPEGPDKPKIYTHQTSWGLSTRVIGVMVMIHSDNKGLVIPPRVSQYQAVVIPVGLTSKTTKEVEENVYSSCKDLESKLKAQGIRVTSDYRDNYSPGWKFANWELKGVPVRLEVGPKDLANKSVLAVRRDTGAKVSIKLDELDTKLPELLDAIHDNLYETAKEKFDTHRVQVSEWKDFIHQLNQKNVVLAPWCGVPECEDDIKDSSAKKDDGEEYEQDEKAPSMGAKSLCIPYYQPLLKRGTKCIKCSRLAINYTMFGRSY; from the coding sequence ATGTCCCTAGAAAtgtctctctctcttctctCCTTGGCTGAGCCAACCCCAGAAGGTGCGTCACCAGTTAAGTCTCTTGTCTTCAAACCAAAGACTGCGAAGACCGCAACTCCAGTTCCAATTGTTGTCGTTGCATTAACATCCACTACAACCCCATCCGGTGTCATCGCCAAGGCTGCGGATGCGAAGGATCCAAGATTAGCAAGAAATGAGCTGACCACCGAGTTTTTCGGTGTTCCAGCAGCTGATTTTTCTATTGCGTCTTTAGGTGAAAAACATCTTGATGGAAAAGTCAAAGTCATTCTTGACTCTCAGATCGAAAATACAGATTCTGCTCAATACGTTCTAGAAAATGCTTCTGGAAAGTTGATTTTAACAGGCAAACAGTTAACTGGCTTCCTCTCGGCTTTCCAATataaagttgttgattttgaagcCGAAGCAAATGCTGCCCCAGCACCTGCTCCAGCCTCAAAGAAACCGGCACAACAAAAGCAGCAGGCTTCGGATGCAGCATTGGATGATGCCAAGCTGATTGGTGTCACTGTGGATAAGGAAAAGGATTTCCCAGGATGGTACCAACAGATTCTAACTAAGGGTGAAATGTTGGACTATTACGATGTTTCTGGTTGTTATATCATGAGACCAGCATCTTACGCAGTTTGGGAgcaaatccaaaaattctttgatGAGAAGATTAAATCTGATGGTGTTTCTAATGCTTACTTCCCTATGTTTGTCTCTTCTAAGGTTttggaaaaggaaaaggacCACATTGAAGGTTTTGCACCTGAAGTTGCTTGGGTCACCAAGGCAGGTAAGTCTGATTTAGAAGAACCAATTGCAATCAGACCAACTTCTGAAACCGTTATGTATCCATACTATGCTAAATGGATTAGGTCTCACAGAGATTTACCTTTTAAGATGAACCAGTGGAATTCTGTTGTTAGATGGGAATTCAAACACCCACAACCTTTCCTAAGAACTAGAGAGTTCTTATGGCAAGAGGGGCATACAGTTCACTTGACCCATGAAGATGCGGAACAACAAGTTCTTAGAATCCTAGATTGGTATGAAGAGATTTACAGAACTCTTTTAGCGGTTCCAGTTGTTAAAGGTGttaaaactgaaaatgaaaagtttgcAGGTGGTAAATTCACAACCACTGTGGAAGGTTATATCCCAACTACTGGTAGAGGTATTCAAGGTGCTACTTCTCACCACTTGGGTCAAAACTTCTCTAAGATGTTCAACATTACCGTCGAAAATCCAGAGGGTCCAGATAAGCCAAAGATTTACACCCATCAAACTTCATGGGGCTTGTCTACCAGAGTCATTGGTGTCATGGTCATGATCCACTCTGATAACAAGGGTTTAGTTATCCCACCAAGGGTTTCTCAATATCAAGCTGTTGTTATTCCAGTTGGTTTGACTTCCAAGACTACAAAGGAAGTCGAAGAAAACGTCTACTCTTCATGTAAGGACTTGGAGTCCAAATTGAAGGCACAAGGCATTAGAGTAACTTCTGATTACAGAGACAACTATTCTCCTGGTTGGAAGTTTGCCAACTGGGAATTGAAGGGTGTCCCTGTCAGACTTGAGGTTGGTCCAAAGGACCTTGCCAACAAATCTGTTCTAGCGGTTAGAAGAGATACTGGTGCCAAGGTTTCCATCAAGTTAGATGAATTGGATACTAAGTTACCGGAGTTGTTGGACGCAATTCATGACAACCTGTATGAAACtgcaaaggaaaaatttGATACTCACAGAGTGCAGGTCAGTGAATGGAAGGATTtcattcatcaattgaacCAAAAGAACGTCGTTCTCGCACCATGGTGTGGTGTTCCAGAATGTGAAGATGATATCAAGGACAGCTCTGCAAAGAAGGATGACGGTGAGGAATATGAACAAGACGAAAAGGCACCATCTATGGGTGCTAAGTCCTTGTGTATTCCTTACTACCAACCTCTACTAAAGAGAGGCACTAAGTGTATCAAGTGTAGTAGACTTGCCATCAATTACACCATGTTTGGTAGATCCTACTAA
- a CDS encoding uncharacterized protein (PKUD0B07540; similar to Saccharomyces cerevisiae YDR465C (RMT2); ancestral locus Anc_5.589) encodes MSDLHELCYFKSRPITRDVYLTPLKEYLKAGIPATYTTEEAYNYENDIEEEPSSTTTPMHLICEYVPKDLTEEEEDVVLLMMETLWLNGAGWCLTNDKNETPGCVLLRRGLHGSKFWESCVDSGVRAEVLLRKLNDPNVEFLEEEEVGYNEVESEEIPELVEERSERRSGAWERGQSQQFSEETEEPIEKKQKVNINEVEEMYNGPAGATDTYLKTKLEYKDGALVTKDGSDGVMMQWEEELMKAGCESLFKSIEDPQEVNVLNIGFGMGIIDTMIQARNPTKHYISEAHPDVLKKLRQDGWYEKENVIILEGKWQETLPKLLTEGVFFDGIYYDTFSEHYEDMVEDLFDVVVGLLKPTGTFSFFNGLGADRLVCYEVYKKVVDLDLSNYGLSVTFKEMDAPVTTLEQSDDSEDSVWKDIKRAYWRCPVYYHPEVTFM; translated from the coding sequence ATGTCTGACTTGCACGAACTTTGCTATTTTAAAAGCAGGCCGATCACGAGAGATGTGTATCTTACACCTTTGAAAGAATACCTCAAGGCAGGTATTCCTGCAACTTACACTACTGAAGAAGCTTACAACTAcgaaaatgatattgaagaagagcCATCTAGTACAACTACTCCGATGCATTTGATTTGCGAGTATGTTCCTAAAGACTTGactgaagaagaagaggacgttgttttgttgatgatggAAACGTTATGGTTGAATGGTGCCGGGTGGTGTTTAACAAACGACAAGAACGAAACGCCAGGATGTGTTTTGTTGAGAAGGGGGTTGCATGGATCCAAGTTCTGGGAGAGCTGTGTTGATTCTGGTGTACGTGCTGAAGTTCTATTAAGAAAATTGAACGATCCTAATGTTGAGTTTCtagaggaagaggaagtAGGCTATAACGAGGTTGAGTCTGAAGAAATTCCTgaacttgttgaagaaagaagtgAGCGCCGGAGTGGTGCATGGGAGAGGGGACAGTCACAGCAGTTTTCTGAAGAGACAGAAGAGCCTATTGAGAAAAAACAGAAGGTGAATATtaatgaagttgaagagatGTATAACGGGCCTGCAGGTGCCACGGATACTTACCTTAAAACCAAGCTAGAATATAAGGATGGGGCGTTGGTCACCAAGGATGGATCTGATGGTGTTATGATGCAATgggaagaagaattgatgAAGGCTGGCTGTGAGTCCCTATTCAAGTCCATTGAAGATCCACAAGAGGTAAACGTTTTGAATATTGGTTTTGGAATGGGTATAATCGATACCATGATCCAGGCGAGGAACCCAACTAAGCATTACATTTCAGAGGCACACCCCGACGTATTGAAAAAGCTGAGACAGGACGGGTGGTACGAGAAGGAGAATGTTATTATTTTAGAAGGTAAATGGCAGGAGACTCTACCTAAATTACTAACTGAAGGTGTTTTCTTCGATGGAATTTACTATGATACTTTCAGTGAGCACTATGAAGATATGGTTGAAGATCTGTTTGATGTGGTAGTTGGATTGTTGAAACCGACTGGTAcgttttctttcttcaacgGTTTGGGTGCAGATAGACTAGTTTGTTACGAAGTTTACAAAAAAGTTGTAGATTTGGATTTATCCAATTACGGATTGTCTGTCacattcaaagaaatggaCGCACCAGTGACAACGTTGGAACAAAGTGATGATAGTGAAGACTCTGTTTGGAAGGATATCAAGCGTGCCTACTGGCGCTGTCCCGTGTATTACCACCCGGAAGTTACCTTCATGTAA